The following are from one region of the Chanos chanos chromosome 10, fChaCha1.1, whole genome shotgun sequence genome:
- the galnt13 gene encoding polypeptide N-acetylgalactosaminyltransferase 13 — protein MRRFVYCKVVLTTSLVWVLVDVFLLLYFSECNKCEDGKERSLLPALRAVMSRSHEGPGEMGKAVVIPKEDQEKMKEMFKINQFNLMASDMIALNRSLPDVRLDGCKTKVYPDDLPNTSVVIVFHNEAWSTLLRTVHSVINRSPRHLLLEILLVDDASERDFLKDKLETYVRTLEVPVRILRMEKRSGLIRARLRGAAATRGQVITFLDAHCECTVGWLEPLLARIKEDRKSVVCPIIDVISDETFEYMAGSDMTYGGFNWKLNFRWYPVPQREMDRRKGDRTLPVRTPTMAGGLFSIDRTYFEEIGTYDSGMDIWGGENLEMSFRIWQCGGSLEIVTCSHVGHVFRKATPYSFPGGTGQVINKNNRRLAEVWMDEFKDFFYIISPGVVRVDYGDVSARKALREALQCKPFSWYLENIYPDSQIPRRYYSLGEIRNVETNQCVDNMGRKENEKVGFFNCHGMGGNQVFSYTADKEIRTDDLCLDVSRLNGPVVMLKCHHMKGNQMFEYDAERLTLLHVNSNQCLDMPSEEDKMAPTLRDCNGSRSQQWILRNMTLTI, from the exons ATGCGACGTTTCGTCTACTGTAAGGTGGTGTTGACCACCTCGCTGGTTTGGGTTCTGGTGGACGTCTTCCTGCTGCTTTACTTCAGCGAATGCAACAAGTGTGAGGACGGAAAGGAGCGCTCCTTACTCCCGGCTCTGAGAG ctgTCATGTCGCGTAGCCATGAGGGTCCAGGGGAGATGGGTAAAGCCGTGGTCATCCCTAAAGAAGACCAGGAGAAGATGAAGGAAATGTTCAAAATTAACCAGTTCAACCTGATGGCCAGTGATATGATCGCCCTTAACCGCAGTCTGCCTGATGTTAGACTGgatgg CTGTAAGACGAAGGTGTATCCGGACGACCTTCCCAACACCAGCGTAGTGATCGTTTTCCATAACGAAGCCTGGAGCACGCTGTTACGGACCGTGCACAGCGTCATCAATCGCTCACCCAGACACTTGCTCCTGGAGATACTGCTGGTGGACGACGCCAGCGAGAGAG ATTTCCTGAAAGACAAGCTGGAGACCTACGTCCGGACTCTTGAAGTCCCGGTTAGGATCCTGCGGATGGAGAAGAGGTCCGGTCTGATCCGAGCACGGCTACGGGGTGCGGCGGCCACAAGGGGGCAGGTCATCACCTTCCTGGACGCCCACTGTGAGTGTACGGTGGGCTGGCTCGAACCACTGTTGGCCAGGATTAAAGAAGACAG gaaATCTGTGGTCTGTCCCATCATTGACGTGATAAGCGATGAGACGTTTGAGTACATGGCGGGCTCTGACATGACGTACGGAGGTTTTAACTGGAAACTCAATTTCAGGTGGTACCCCGTCCcccagagagagatggatcGACGCAAAGGAGACAGGACCCTTCCCGTCAG GACTCCCACGATGGCTGGGGGTTTGTTCTCCATCGACAGGACGTACTTCGAGGAGATTGGCACGTACGATTCGGGCATGGACATCTGGGGTGGAGAAAATCTAGAAATGTCTTTCAGG aTCTGGCAGTGCGGCGGATCTCTGGAGATCGTGACCTGCTCTCACGTGGGTCACGTGTTCCGGAAGGCCACGCCGTACAGTTTCCCCGGCGGAACCGGGCAGGtcatcaacaagaacaacagacGGCTGGCGGAGGTCTGGATGGACGAGTTCAAGGACTTCTTCTACATCATTTCACCAG GTGTGGTGCGAGTTGATTACGGTGACGTGTCGGCCCGTAAAGCCCTGAGGGAGGCCCTGCAGTGTAAACCCTTCTCCTGGTACCTGGAGAACATCTACCCCGACTCCCAGATTCCCCGGAGGTACTACTCCCTGGGTGAG ATCAGAAACGTGGAGACCAATCAGTGTGTAGACAACATGGGCCGTAAGGAGAACGAGAAGGTTGGCTTCTTTAATTGTCACGGCATGGGAGGGAACCAG GTGTTTTCCTACACGGCGGATAAAGAGATCCGGACTGACGACCTGTGTCTGGACGTGTCACGGCTGAACGGACCCGTGGTGATGCTCAAGTGTCATCACATGAAAGGGAACCAGATGTTTGAGTATGACGCCGAG